The following are encoded together in the Deltaproteobacteria bacterium genome:
- a CDS encoding YifB family Mg chelatase-like AAA ATPase — MISSIKSAGLLGINAYPLDVEVDISLQSLPQWHTVGLPESAVKESRERVVSAIKNSGYDFAQRKVTINLAPADIKKEGTAFDLPIALGLLNASGVVQSEKAQSYLYVGELSLNGDLRPIRGVLPIAMLAARKKYAGIILPEVNAGEAAMVEELPVFSMKHLSEVVEFVEGRLPLDPVENRPFGGNGSGANARVDFDEISGQYQAKRALEVAASAGHNILFVGPPGAGKTMLASRLPTILPSLTFQESLETSQIYSVMNLLRHQNQLLTERPFRAPHHSVSDAGLIGGGTIPRPGEVSLANNGVLFLDEMPEFKKNVLELLRQPLESGEVTITRASMSLTYPADFMLVAAMNPCPCGFYGHPRKACVCTPHLTQKYRTKLSGPLLDRIDLQIEVPPVPFDEMTSTREARESSEAIRKRVIKTRAIQCERFKKEGVRLNSQMTPRMMRKYCGLGAEGKQLLKGIMEKFHLSARAFDRILKVSRTLADMEESESIETRHLLEAVQYRSLDRNLV; from the coding sequence ATGATCTCCTCCATTAAATCGGCTGGTCTGCTTGGTATCAACGCCTATCCGCTGGATGTGGAGGTGGATATCTCCCTCCAATCTTTGCCCCAGTGGCACACCGTCGGATTGCCGGAAAGCGCGGTGAAGGAAAGCCGCGAGCGGGTGGTTTCGGCCATCAAGAACAGCGGCTACGATTTTGCCCAGCGGAAGGTCACCATTAATCTCGCGCCGGCGGACATCAAAAAAGAGGGGACGGCCTTCGATCTGCCGATAGCCCTCGGTCTTTTAAACGCCTCCGGCGTGGTGCAGAGCGAAAAGGCGCAGTCGTATCTTTACGTCGGAGAACTTTCGCTGAACGGCGATCTCCGCCCCATTCGCGGCGTTTTGCCGATTGCCATGCTGGCGGCGAGAAAAAAGTATGCCGGAATCATCCTCCCGGAGGTCAATGCCGGGGAAGCGGCAATGGTGGAAGAGCTTCCGGTCTTCAGTATGAAACACCTCTCGGAGGTGGTGGAATTTGTGGAGGGGCGTCTTCCGCTCGATCCCGTTGAAAACCGTCCCTTCGGCGGGAACGGGTCCGGCGCAAATGCCCGTGTCGATTTCGACGAGATCAGCGGCCAGTACCAGGCCAAGCGGGCGCTGGAGGTGGCGGCCTCGGCGGGGCACAACATCCTTTTTGTCGGCCCGCCGGGGGCGGGAAAGACGATGCTTGCCTCGCGCCTCCCCACCATTCTTCCATCGCTGACCTTTCAGGAATCGCTGGAGACAAGCCAGATCTACAGCGTGATGAATCTTCTGCGTCACCAAAACCAGCTTTTGACCGAACGCCCCTTCCGGGCGCCGCATCACAGCGTCTCCGATGCCGGATTGATCGGCGGCGGGACCATCCCCCGCCCCGGCGAGGTGTCGCTGGCGAACAACGGGGTTTTGTTTCTGGATGAAATGCCGGAATTCAAAAAAAATGTGTTGGAACTCCTGCGTCAGCCTCTGGAGTCGGGAGAGGTGACCATCACCCGCGCCTCGATGAGCCTCACCTATCCGGCCGATTTCATGCTGGTGGCGGCGATGAACCCCTGCCCCTGCGGGTTTTACGGCCATCCGCGTAAGGCCTGCGTCTGCACGCCGCATCTGACGCAGAAATACCGGACCAAATTGTCGGGCCCCCTTTTGGACCGGATCGATCTGCAGATCGAGGTGCCGCCGGTTCCCTTCGATGAGATGACCTCCACCCGCGAGGCGCGGGAGTCATCGGAGGCGATTCGAAAGCGGGTGATCAAGACGAGGGCCATCCAGTGCGAGCGGTTTAAAAAAGAGGGGGTCCGGCTCAACTCGCAGATGACCCCCCGGATGATGCGCAAATACTGCGGGCTTGGCGCGGAGGGAAAGCAGTTGCTCAAGGGGATTATGGAAAAATTTCACCTCTCGGCGCGGGCCTTCGATCGTATTCTGAAAGTCTCCCGGACGCTGGCGGACATGGAGGAGTCTGAATCCATTGAAACCCGCCACCTCCTGGAAGCGGTCCAGTACCGGAGCCTCGACCGAAATCTGGTTTAA
- a CDS encoding nucleotidyl transferase AbiEii/AbiGii toxin family protein has protein sequence MNYAIANLCAKAETVFEKTASINTLSFADLYGGKICAALDRQHPRDIFDIKILLENEGITPDTRRAFVVYLASHDRPMNELLNPARHDFEQVFQAEFSGMTLAPVTCRELVDVREMLISQINRDLASNERQFLFSIKEGNPKWNLLGLPGIETLPALQWKLANIRKMPAKKHAEALEKLRKILAL, from the coding sequence ATAAACTATGCCATTGCCAATCTGTGTGCCAAAGCCGAAACTGTTTTTGAAAAAACCGCCTCTATCAACACTCTTTCTTTTGCGGATCTCTATGGCGGAAAAATTTGCGCGGCTCTCGACCGCCAGCATCCGCGCGATATTTTTGATATAAAAATTCTTCTCGAAAATGAGGGGATCACCCCGGACACCAGAAGGGCCTTTGTTGTTTATTTGGCCAGCCATGATCGGCCGATGAACGAATTACTTAATCCCGCAAGGCATGATTTTGAACAGGTCTTTCAGGCCGAGTTTTCCGGAATGACCCTTGCGCCTGTTACCTGTCGGGAACTGGTCGATGTCAGAGAAATGCTTATTTCACAAATCAACCGGGACCTGGCATCCAACGAAAGACAATTTCTGTTCTCTATAAAGGAGGGAAATCCCAAATGGAACTTGCTGGGCTTGCCTGGAATCGAAACCCTGCCGGCGCTACAGTGGAAACTCGCCAATATCCGAAAAATGCCGGCTAAAAAGCATGCCGAAGCCTTGGAAAAATTGAGAAAGATTTTGGCGCTATAA
- a CDS encoding DUF1343 domain-containing protein — protein sequence MPKVKTGIDRLFEEEIVDFKNKRVALLVHPASVNSRLQYTLDLFYENPKINLTRLFAPEHGLWGYAQDMIAVESQTDPRTSLPVKSLYGKNIASLKPTPADLADVDCVVCDLQDIGSRYYTFIYTMALTMQACAENNREMIVLDRPNPINGIDLEGKILKKGFESFVGLYPLPVRHGMTIGELAAYFNEECNIECNLKVVPMKGWKREMFFDATSLPWVPPSPNMPTLETALVYPGMCLLEATNLSEGRGTTRPFELAGAPFIDAHELAKNLSALHLEGVIFRPTTFRPTFHKWANEECGGVQLHVTDRKKFRPYLTGVAFLKTVIDLYPNDFQWRDKPYEFVSEIPAIDLLSGDAVLRKKLEAHASLEDIQKDWKEGYEEFLKKRQKHLLY from the coding sequence ATGCCCAAGGTGAAAACAGGCATCGATCGTCTTTTTGAGGAAGAGATTGTCGACTTTAAGAACAAGCGGGTCGCCCTTTTGGTCCATCCGGCCAGTGTCAACTCCCGACTCCAATACACGCTCGACCTTTTTTACGAAAATCCAAAAATCAATTTGACCCGGCTCTTCGCCCCCGAACATGGACTCTGGGGATACGCGCAAGACATGATCGCCGTCGAATCGCAAACCGATCCGCGCACCTCCCTTCCCGTAAAAAGCCTGTACGGAAAAAACATTGCCTCGCTGAAACCGACGCCCGCAGATCTTGCCGATGTCGATTGCGTGGTATGCGACCTTCAGGACATAGGCTCCCGCTACTACACTTTCATCTACACGATGGCGCTGACCATGCAAGCCTGCGCCGAAAACAACCGGGAGATGATCGTCCTCGACCGCCCCAATCCGATCAATGGGATCGACCTTGAAGGAAAAATTCTTAAAAAAGGGTTTGAATCATTCGTGGGGCTCTATCCGCTTCCCGTGCGCCACGGGATGACCATCGGCGAATTGGCCGCTTATTTTAATGAGGAATGCAACATCGAGTGCAATTTGAAAGTGGTGCCGATGAAGGGGTGGAAGCGGGAAATGTTCTTCGACGCGACCTCCCTCCCGTGGGTTCCCCCTTCCCCTAATATGCCGACTTTGGAGACCGCCTTGGTGTATCCCGGCATGTGTCTTTTGGAGGCGACAAATCTCTCGGAGGGGCGGGGCACCACGCGCCCCTTCGAGCTGGCCGGCGCGCCGTTTATCGACGCGCATGAGCTGGCCAAAAATTTAAGCGCTCTCCATCTGGAAGGGGTTATTTTTCGGCCGACAACTTTTCGGCCGACCTTTCACAAATGGGCCAACGAAGAATGCGGCGGCGTCCAACTGCATGTGACCGACCGGAAAAAATTCAGGCCTTATCTGACCGGAGTTGCCTTTTTAAAAACGGTGATCGACCTCTACCCGAACGATTTCCAGTGGCGCGATAAACCGTACGAATTTGTCAGCGAGATTCCGGCGATTGACCTCCTCTCCGGCGACGCCGTTTTGCGCAAAAAACTGGAGGCCCACGCATCGCTGGAGGATATTCAGAAAGACTGGAAGGAAGGGTACGAGGAATTTTTGAAGAAGAGGCAGAAACACTTGTTGTATTGA
- the truB gene encoding tRNA pseudouridine(55) synthase TruB → MNGFLLIDKPAGISSNEALNILKKKIMGKIGHTGTLDPFATGLLVVAVGETSKIIPYLNEEPKVYEAMLKLGEATDTLDKTGRITEKKTHLPIDREAVEKVLKSFVGRQTQMPPMYSAKKKEGKKLYELARQGLEIKRQPQEIEIFELSLQIPPAPMEHSPLCQRGVGGDLISFRVSCSRGTYVRVLGADLAGRLGTVGHLTELRRIQAGSFSVKDAVDPASDFDLEKNLISMESALAHLPSVDLSAVEAKRICQGQPITAADTEKNIVVLKSGSDFLGIGEFRGGKLWPKRLVNSG, encoded by the coding sequence ATGAACGGTTTTCTCCTTATCGACAAGCCCGCCGGTATCAGCTCCAACGAAGCTCTTAACATCCTCAAGAAAAAAATAATGGGAAAAATCGGGCATACCGGCACGCTCGATCCGTTTGCCACGGGACTGCTTGTTGTTGCTGTCGGCGAGACGTCAAAAATCATTCCCTATCTGAACGAAGAACCGAAGGTCTACGAGGCGATGCTCAAACTGGGTGAGGCGACCGATACGCTTGATAAGACAGGACGCATCACGGAAAAAAAAACCCATTTGCCGATCGACCGGGAGGCTGTCGAAAAAGTCCTGAAATCTTTTGTGGGCCGGCAGACCCAAATGCCTCCCATGTATTCCGCAAAAAAAAAGGAGGGGAAAAAACTGTATGAATTGGCAAGGCAAGGCTTGGAGATTAAACGTCAGCCGCAGGAGATCGAGATTTTTGAATTGTCTCTTCAAATCCCCCCGGCTCCTATGGAGCACTCCCCCCTTTGTCAAAGGGGGGTGGGGGGGGATTTAATCTCCTTCCGGGTTTCCTGTTCGCGCGGCACTTATGTCCGCGTCTTGGGGGCCGATCTGGCGGGGCGGCTTGGAACGGTGGGGCATTTGACGGAGCTTCGGCGGATACAGGCGGGGTCATTCAGCGTAAAGGACGCCGTTGATCCCGCGTCGGATTTCGATTTGGAAAAAAATCTCATTTCAATGGAATCGGCGCTGGCCCATTTGCCTTCCGTCGATCTGTCGGCCGTCGAAGCAAAGCGGATTTGTCAGGGACAGCCGATAACGGCGGCCGATACTGAAAAAAATATTGTTGTCTTAAAAAGCGGGAGTGATTTTTTGGGCATCGGCGAGTTTCGCGGCGGCAAGTTGTGGCCGAAGAGGCTGGTGAATAGTGGATAG
- the rbfA gene encoding 30S ribosome-binding factor RbfA: MESHRIRKVEEAYKKEITQLLLFEARDPLLQSVRVTRVIFTPDLRLARIYYEADGPPARRKDVLKGLKRSRGFLKKELADRIKLRFMPELEFHYDETTQASLRVEELFRKLEEEKNKT, from the coding sequence ATGGAATCCCATCGCATCAGGAAAGTCGAGGAGGCGTACAAAAAAGAGATCACCCAGCTTTTGTTGTTTGAGGCGCGCGATCCTCTTTTGCAATCGGTCCGCGTGACCCGCGTGATTTTCACCCCCGATCTCCGCCTGGCGCGCATTTATTATGAAGCGGACGGCCCGCCGGCACGGAGAAAAGACGTTTTAAAGGGGCTGAAACGAAGCAGGGGTTTTTTGAAAAAGGAGCTGGCCGACCGGATCAAGCTCCGCTTTATGCCGGAACTCGAATTTCACTACGATGAAACGACCCAGGCGAGCTTGAGGGTGGAAGAGTTGTTTCGAAAGTTGGAAGAAGAAAAGAACAAAACATGA
- a CDS encoding DUF503 domain-containing protein, with amino-acid sequence MLVGIVKLDVHFPYCHSLKEKRQQLNKIKGRTAAKFSVNISEVEHQDTWQRSQIGFALVGSDHGFIESLTDQILRFIEGLGLGDVLDCQREVISF; translated from the coding sequence ATGTTGGTTGGAATTGTCAAACTGGACGTTCACTTCCCCTACTGCCATTCCCTGAAGGAAAAACGACAGCAACTCAACAAAATAAAGGGGCGGACGGCGGCAAAGTTTTCCGTCAACATCTCGGAGGTGGAGCATCAGGACACCTGGCAGAGGTCGCAGATCGGTTTTGCCCTTGTCGGGAGCGATCACGGATTCATCGAATCGCTGACGGATCAGATTTTGCGTTTTATTGAAGGGTTGGGATTGGGGGATGTTTTGGATTGTCAGCGGGAGGTTATTTCTTTTTAA
- the infB gene encoding translation initiation factor IF-2, producing MEEKTQIQEKRIKTTLIRRRKVEAPPLPPAEEAKKEEAGGVAAEPAGARLAPRGLAAGVKTAASAKEAAPVGTADAAQTATSPAPAASRAPADKEKPGEEKKEVTAAEEEEEKAKQLKLKKIPKKGGGKEVLEVEGIGRVSTITQLTRIAHADRLERVFQPTRGGRKKRIIPRKGQKQTVITVSKQIKRIVEMTKSISVADLAGQMQVKASAVIAKLMGMGMMAAINQEIDFDTVSLVAQEFQYEVRDVGFNEQKALARGKEGEENLTHRPPVVTVMGHVDHGKTSLLDAIRQTSVAEGEAGGITQHIGAYTVALGTPSLPKGKITFLDTPGHEAFTAMRARGASVTDLVILVVAADDGIMPQTVESIDHAKAAKVPIVVAINKIDKPEANVERIKRQLADHGLSPEEWGGDTLMALVSAKKKTGIEDLLESILLQAEVLQLKADPNRRARGVVIEAKLDRTRGPVATVLVQEGTLRLGDIIIAGSSSGRVRAMTDHRGAPAEEAPPSYAVEILGLGEVPSASDPFHVMANEESAQQVVEHRIDEQRKAQAVPLKKVSLEDLFARVQEGEVKELRVVLKADVQGSVEAVSEAIKKLSTPKVAVNVIHAAVGGVNESDVLLASASNAIIVGFNVRPETKALSVAKGEGVDVKLYKIIYEMVNDVKQAMEGLLAPTKKENYLGRAEVRQTFTVSKVGTIAGSFVIDGKITRSASLRLLRNNVVVYEGKVASLKRVKDDAREVTSGLECGIGLEGYQDIKPKDVIEAFEIELIRATL from the coding sequence ATGGAAGAAAAAACCCAAATTCAGGAAAAGCGGATCAAAACGACGTTAATCCGGCGCCGAAAGGTGGAGGCTCCACCTCTTCCTCCGGCCGAAGAGGCCAAAAAAGAAGAAGCAGGCGGCGTCGCCGCGGAACCGGCCGGAGCCCGGCTGGCCCCCAGGGGGCTGGCGGCCGGCGTTAAAACCGCCGCCTCTGCCAAAGAAGCCGCCCCCGTCGGGACTGCCGACGCCGCGCAGACCGCTACCAGCCCGGCTCCGGCCGCCAGCCGGGCTCCGGCTGACAAAGAAAAACCGGGCGAAGAGAAAAAGGAAGTTACTGCGGCCGAGGAGGAGGAAGAAAAGGCCAAGCAGTTAAAGCTCAAAAAAATTCCCAAAAAAGGGGGGGGGAAAGAGGTTCTTGAAGTGGAGGGGATCGGCCGGGTCAGCACCATCACCCAGTTGACGCGCATCGCCCATGCCGACCGGTTGGAGCGGGTATTTCAACCGACCCGCGGCGGGCGAAAGAAAAGAATCATCCCCCGTAAGGGGCAAAAACAGACCGTCATCACCGTTTCCAAGCAGATCAAGAGAATTGTGGAAATGACCAAGTCGATCTCGGTCGCCGATTTGGCCGGTCAGATGCAGGTGAAGGCCTCGGCGGTCATCGCCAAATTGATGGGGATGGGGATGATGGCCGCCATCAATCAAGAGATCGATTTTGACACCGTCTCGCTTGTGGCGCAGGAGTTTCAGTACGAGGTGCGCGATGTTGGTTTTAACGAGCAAAAGGCGCTGGCCAGAGGCAAGGAGGGGGAGGAAAATCTCACACACCGTCCTCCCGTGGTCACCGTGATGGGGCATGTCGATCACGGAAAAACCTCCCTGCTCGACGCCATCCGACAGACGAGCGTGGCGGAAGGGGAGGCGGGGGGGATCACCCAGCATATCGGCGCCTATACCGTTGCCCTCGGGACACCGTCCCTTCCCAAAGGAAAAATCACCTTTCTCGACACGCCGGGCCACGAGGCCTTTACCGCCATGCGGGCGCGCGGCGCTTCAGTGACCGATCTGGTTATTCTCGTTGTTGCGGCCGACGACGGCATCATGCCCCAGACGGTGGAATCAATCGACCACGCCAAGGCGGCAAAGGTTCCCATTGTCGTGGCCATCAACAAGATCGACAAGCCCGAGGCCAATGTGGAACGAATCAAAAGGCAACTGGCGGATCACGGCCTATCTCCCGAAGAATGGGGGGGCGATACGCTGATGGCGCTGGTCTCGGCCAAAAAGAAAACCGGGATCGAAGACCTGCTCGAATCGATTCTTCTGCAGGCAGAGGTATTACAGTTGAAGGCCGATCCAAACCGCCGGGCCAGAGGGGTGGTGATCGAGGCGAAGCTCGACCGAACGAGGGGCCCCGTGGCCACCGTTTTGGTGCAAGAAGGGACTTTGCGCCTGGGAGACATCATTATTGCCGGTTCCTCATCCGGCCGGGTGAGGGCGATGACCGACCACCGGGGCGCGCCCGCGGAAGAGGCCCCTCCCTCGTATGCCGTCGAAATTCTGGGGTTGGGCGAAGTCCCTTCCGCCTCCGACCCCTTCCATGTCATGGCCAACGAAGAATCGGCCCAGCAGGTGGTGGAGCATCGCATTGATGAACAGAGAAAAGCGCAGGCCGTCCCCCTCAAAAAAGTCTCCCTCGAAGACCTCTTTGCCCGCGTTCAGGAGGGGGAGGTGAAGGAGTTGCGCGTCGTGCTCAAGGCCGACGTGCAGGGTTCGGTTGAGGCGGTCTCCGAGGCGATCAAAAAACTTTCCACGCCGAAGGTTGCCGTGAATGTCATCCATGCCGCTGTCGGGGGCGTCAATGAATCGGACGTGCTTTTGGCCTCGGCCTCCAACGCGATCATTGTGGGGTTTAACGTCCGCCCCGAAACCAAGGCGCTCTCCGTGGCCAAGGGGGAAGGGGTGGATGTCAAGCTCTACAAAATCATCTATGAAATGGTAAATGACGTGAAGCAGGCGATGGAGGGGCTTCTGGCCCCCACCAAAAAGGAAAATTATCTCGGCCGCGCCGAGGTGCGCCAGACTTTTACCGTCTCCAAGGTGGGAACGATTGCCGGCTCGTTCGTGATCGACGGCAAAATCACCCGCTCCGCCTCCCTCCGTCTTTTGCGCAACAACGTGGTGGTCTACGAGGGGAAGGTCGCCTCCCTCAAGCGGGTCAAAGACGACGCCCGCGAGGTGACCTCCGGCCTTGAATGCGGCATCGGCCTTGAGGGTTATCAGGACATAAAGCCGAAGGATGTGATTGAGGCGTTTGAAATCGAGCTGATTCGGGCGACTTTGTAA
- the nusA gene encoding transcription termination/antitermination protein NusA, producing the protein MIVDLNRVLEQIEKDKGIPRSALIEALEAAMLSAAHKKMGFLGELEAHYNQEVGEVELFQFKTVADPITNPNTEISPMDAKKLDPDAVIGDSLGEKIDPNILGRIAAQTAKQVIIQKMRDAERDVVFKEYKDRVGQILSGIVRRYEKGNMVVDLGKTEAIIPYREQAQSEAYKPGDRIQAFFMELNTSGRGAQVILSRRHPSLLKALFEVEVPEISEGIVEIKSCAREPGIRAKVAVYSKDSDVDPVGACVGMKGSRVQSVVQELRGEKIDIVLWDDDPAKFVCNAIAPAEVSKVIIKENEHAMEIVVPDDQLSLAIGRKGQNVRLAANLTGWNIDIYSESKLDAMAKEAKGRLVEDLEIEEGIATVLYSNAFRSAEEIKEVGLEEFLKIPGMDPNSLKKIFERAGWVVEHRAEIDAERAVRRAAEAAAQAEAAAAEAAKLEAEAAPQAGSAPQAGSASPEVQAAEPVAVEAVAEAATVAQQEPVQAPLVQADGSAHPEPVEVKEGESVVVPGTEIRKRKARKKKEGAEGTEAPATEPETS; encoded by the coding sequence ATGATTGTCGATCTCAATCGTGTTTTGGAACAAATCGAAAAGGACAAGGGGATTCCCCGTTCTGCGCTGATCGAGGCGCTGGAGGCGGCGATGCTTTCGGCGGCGCACAAAAAGATGGGTTTTTTGGGGGAGCTGGAGGCCCACTACAATCAGGAAGTGGGCGAGGTGGAGCTGTTCCAGTTTAAAACCGTGGCCGATCCCATCACCAACCCGAATACCGAAATATCCCCCATGGATGCCAAAAAACTCGACCCCGACGCCGTCATCGGCGACAGCCTCGGCGAAAAAATCGATCCGAACATTCTCGGCAGGATCGCGGCCCAGACCGCCAAGCAGGTGATCATCCAGAAAATGCGCGACGCCGAACGCGACGTGGTGTTCAAGGAATACAAAGACCGCGTGGGGCAGATTCTTTCGGGCATTGTCCGGAGATATGAAAAAGGGAACATGGTGGTCGATCTGGGCAAGACGGAGGCGATCATTCCCTACCGCGAGCAGGCGCAAAGCGAGGCCTACAAGCCGGGCGACCGGATTCAGGCCTTCTTCATGGAATTAAACACCTCCGGCAGGGGGGCGCAGGTTATTTTGTCCCGCCGTCATCCCTCCCTTTTAAAGGCCCTTTTCGAGGTGGAGGTGCCCGAAATTTCGGAAGGGATCGTGGAAATTAAAAGTTGCGCCCGCGAGCCGGGCATCCGGGCCAAGGTGGCGGTTTATTCCAAAGATTCGGATGTCGATCCTGTCGGCGCCTGCGTGGGGATGAAGGGGTCACGGGTGCAGAGCGTCGTTCAGGAACTGCGCGGCGAAAAAATCGACATTGTCCTGTGGGACGACGATCCCGCCAAATTTGTCTGCAACGCCATTGCCCCGGCCGAGGTGAGCAAGGTCATCATCAAGGAAAACGAGCATGCCATGGAGATTGTGGTGCCGGACGACCAGCTCTCGCTGGCCATCGGACGCAAAGGGCAGAATGTCCGGCTGGCCGCCAATCTCACCGGGTGGAACATCGATATTTACAGCGAAAGCAAGCTCGATGCCATGGCCAAGGAGGCCAAGGGGCGCCTGGTGGAGGACTTGGAAATCGAGGAGGGGATCGCCACCGTTCTTTACAGCAACGCCTTCCGTTCGGCGGAGGAAATCAAAGAGGTGGGGCTGGAGGAATTCTTGAAGATTCCGGGGATGGATCCCAATTCGCTGAAGAAAATTTTCGAGCGGGCGGGCTGGGTGGTTGAACATCGCGCTGAAATCGACGCCGAACGGGCGGTCCGAAGGGCGGCCGAGGCGGCCGCCCAAGCCGAAGCGGCCGCCGCCGAAGCGGCAAAACTCGAGGCCGAGGCGGCCCCCCAGGCCGGGTCGGCCCCCCAAGCCGGGTCGGCCTCACCCGAGGTTCAAGCGGCTGAACCGGTTGCGGTTGAAGCGGTAGCAGAGGCGGCAACTGTGGCTCAACAGGAACCGGTGCAAGCGCCACTGGTTCAGGCTGACGGCTCCGCGCATCCGGAACCTGTGGAGGTAAAAGAGGGGGAATCGGTTGTGGTGCCGGGAACGGAGATTCGGAAAAGAAAGGCGAGAAAGAAAAAAGAAGGTGCCGAAGGGACAGAGGCACCGGCTACCGAGCCTGAAACGTCTTAA
- a CDS encoding GIY-YIG nuclease family protein produces the protein MYFVYVLKSVNDLKHYVGTTADLERRIKEHNAGKVSSTKHRRPFELVYSESFYNRGQAEKRERYFKTGKGRVTLRICMTK, from the coding sequence ATGTATTTTGTTTATGTCTTGAAAAGTGTCAACGATTTGAAGCATTATGTCGGGACAACTGCTGATTTGGAACGACGTATTAAAGAACATAACGCTGGGAAAGTGAGTTCAACTAAACATCGTCGTCCTTTTGAGCTTGTTTATTCAGAATCTTTCTACAATAGGGGACAAGCAGAGAAAAGGGAGCGATATTTCAAGACGGGGAAAGGGCGAGTTACTTTGAGAATTTGCATGACAAAATAG
- the thiL gene encoding thiamine-phosphate kinase — protein sequence MNLSEFDLIRKIQSHVTVPNPQVICGIGDDCAVVDKGGGIYLLMTTDCVVEKIHFEPKYFTAFETGKKAFAASLSDIAAMGGTPKYAMTTLGIPQTISEKWIDELTAGFQQEAQSFNVSIVGGDISRSPKSFFADIVQVGEVGARYCKFRKGAKEGDGIFVSGPLGSSALGLYLLKKGKSGESPYVRAHKTPRARIGAGQFLGKEAGVTAMIDISDGLLQDLGHVLEQSEVGAAIRFVDVPRERDFEMLVREQRLSAHDLILGGGEDYQLLFTVHPSAKADFKQRVQKAGFKFYEIGTITNADEGLKVLDERGMELKKVKKGFDHFR from the coding sequence ATGAACCTCTCCGAATTCGATCTCATCCGGAAAATCCAAAGCCATGTAACCGTTCCCAATCCGCAGGTCATTTGCGGGATCGGCGACGACTGCGCCGTTGTGGACAAAGGGGGGGGCATATACCTCCTGATGACAACCGATTGCGTCGTCGAAAAAATCCATTTCGAACCAAAATATTTCACCGCCTTCGAGACGGGCAAAAAGGCCTTTGCGGCGTCGCTCTCCGACATTGCGGCCATGGGGGGGACGCCGAAGTACGCGATGACAACGTTGGGGATTCCGCAAACAATTTCCGAGAAATGGATTGATGAACTCACTGCGGGTTTTCAGCAGGAGGCGCAGAGTTTTAACGTCTCGATTGTCGGCGGCGATATCTCCCGTTCCCCCAAAAGTTTCTTTGCCGATATTGTCCAGGTGGGGGAGGTGGGGGCCCGTTACTGCAAGTTCCGCAAAGGAGCAAAGGAGGGAGACGGCATTTTTGTCAGCGGGCCGCTGGGTTCTTCCGCCCTTGGCCTTTATCTGCTTAAAAAAGGAAAATCGGGCGAGTCGCCGTATGTCCGCGCCCACAAGACGCCGCGGGCGCGAATCGGCGCGGGACAGTTTTTGGGAAAGGAGGCGGGGGTTACGGCGATGATCGATATCAGCGATGGCCTCTTGCAGGACTTGGGCCATGTTCTGGAACAGAGCGAAGTCGGCGCCGCGATCCGCTTTGTCGATGTCCCACGCGAGAGGGATTTTGAAATGCTTGTGCGTGAACAGAGGTTGTCGGCCCACGACTTGATTCTGGGAGGGGGAGAGGACTATCAGCTCCTGTTCACCGTCCATCCATCAGCCAAGGCCGATTTTAAACAGAGGGTCCAAAAGGCGGGGTTTAAATTTTACGAAATCGGGACGATTACAAATGCCGATGAAGGTTTAAAAGTGTTGGATGAACGGGGAATGGAATTAAAAAAGGTCAAAAAGGGGTTTGATCATTTTCGTTAA